The genomic interval TCAAAAAGGAGTTGGGGAAGTAAGTACATAGGGCAAGCTGAGTATGAATGTTTGGTTCACAATCAGTGTTAACTGACAGCGTTTTATTAAACTGTCCTTTACAAAAACGCATTCTATTACACCCTTGTAATATATGTTATTTTGAtaattaatttgatatttttagcAGCCTAGAAGGAATTGAAATTTCAAATATCCAACAAAGGATGTTTAGACCTCTAATGAATCTCTCTCACATGTAAgcgatatttttcttgtttttcacctTGATTTCAATCTTTTATGTTTCCACGTGCACTGTGTTGATACATTCATACCCAATGCAtccaatttatcaaattttctgCTGATTCATTTGCCTAAaccatattattcttaaagtGTTGCTATTGGGTGGGATGATTTTTAGTGTTCCATGGTTTGGTAGAATCAAAGGTGATGTTTTAAATGTCAGAAAACATGAGTGTGGAGGGAACACACTTAGTCTCATAAGTTCTCCTTAGCGCTGATACCGTTCATACACAGTGATGTTTGCCTGACGAGCTAGTAATTCACACACATGGTATAAGTGCTAccagatgaagaaataggaaCTTATATAAGCAAcacaaaaataattgtaaatatataattgCTGTAAATGGAGGAAAGTATGGAGAAATCCTCCTCAGTAAAAATTGCTGCCAATGTCAGGACATGACTGGAGCAAGTGTGTATGGATAAAATGGCAAActttgaaaaatcttttattCAAACAGTGTGTATTATGGTACCATTGATTCCAtgctttggaaacatttttttttaattgaatgcagTCTTACACCAGATTTTAGAATGATCTCCATGCCAGGATAATTAAGTCTCCAGAATTTAGAAAGTGTCATGTCAGCCAACACCACTCtataattttgcttatattttagtTCTAATGCAGGacgttatttttgttttccataacTCTTCAGAGAGTATGCTTATAAAAGTTTCTTTGTACGCAACATAAAACACTAGGACTTATGTAAGCCAAACACAGTTAATTGAGAGAAAATGGTATAGCTCATAAAACCCAAGAAACAACTCAAGGAACAGACTTGAATTGGGCAGAAACCATATCAGATCTAAGGGATTCAGGCAGCAAGAGTTAAACAACAGGACAATATACTGTAATTGTCAACCTTTTGTCTTGTATTATTACTACAGCTCTTTAGACTATAaagatcatttatattttttgccAGAATACATGGCTTTAGAGGCAAATAGATTTAATTTGAACTTcaatttctacatttattagaAAATGTCATAGCAAATAATTTGCCTCCACTGATGATTCATCTTCTCCTATGGTGATGCTAATACTTAGCTCATGGAGTTGACTTGAGAAATGATTCCTGGTACGTAGaagattttcagtgaatggtgtTGCTGTTGCTGGTAACACAGTAGTCGTTACTGATTATCTGGGTAGTGCCTTCATCAACACGAAAGGTCTCTCTATTGAtgaaaaaattaactcaacaaatatttattgaacaccttaTTATGTACCACAATCTGGTCGAGAGATAAGCGTGTGAACAGGCAGTTACATAGTAACTTCTATAGTAGAAAAGCCATGGAAGCCAGAGGAGAAAACACTTCGATCTCTCTTCCCCAGAGGGCTGGAAAGCAAGATTAGTTGAAGCAACAATAGGAGCTACCTAAACACTAAAAATCCAATAAAAGTTCCATTAGATGGATTACTTCTCTTGATCCCATGCTAATGGTTTATTTATGTTTCAGGGCATGTCTAACACTTGTATATTCATGATGCCTATTTGCTGCTCTGACCCACATATTTTTTTGTAGTGAAATCAAGTTCgcaagaattaaaatttaaaccttTAGTATCCTTAATGTTGTACATTCCTGTGAGCCTCATattaagacattttctttctattgagaaaatgtagaaaagaaataTGTGTGTATAGTGACACTGAATTAaacttaaaatcttattttactttctctttgtgcatcagatattttaagaaattccAGTACTGTGGGTATGCACCCCATGTTCGCAGCTGTAAACCAAACACTGATGGGATCTCATCTCTAGAAAACCTCTTGGCAAACATTATTCAGAGAGTGTTTGTCTGGGTTGTATCTGCAGTCACGTGCTTTGGAAACATCTTTGTCATTTGCATGAGACCTTACATCAGGTCTGAGAACAAGCTACATGCCATGTCAATCATTTCTCTCTGCTGTGAGTATTTCTTGATTGAAGGgaattgtagttttaaaatacataaaagcactgttattagaaaataagcaaacagaGTGGTAGAATTAcaagattttacatttttctcctttttgcttATGTGTTGCTTTCACATTCactgtaatgaaaataaaatgactttggTGAGAAGACAATAacttttttaaacaggaaaattcaATTACCTTACATAGACTAATGAAGCTCTCGTTTATTAGTTTTGTCTCATAAAGAGGCTCTCattcattagttttcttctctgaaGGCATGTTTTGTGAAAACATGGAAACTCTTTTACTGTGAATAAAATGGCAACCTTTCACAGTCACGGTTTTACATCCAGAGTtgtatttactcttttatttgaGTGTCTGGATCATAGATACTGACTTAACTGATAACTGTTTTTCTGGTCTCTGCCCTACTAAAATCTCTTCCAttcataatttgaaatatttgaataagaaaatgttttaggtcgtattaaatttttttaagtttttgaaatgTGATTGCAGAGTCCTGTGTTAAATAAggactacaaagaaaaataagcaagaaacCAGTAGTCAGGCTGTTTATAGTGTGGGTCAGGTGGCCTAGAATATATCCATACTTCTCCAGTGAGTATCAGTCTACatgatgttttgttttatgtgtgctGTCCATGTCTTTCCCCCAGGCTCCTTCAAAGTCTAATGTCTAATTGTTTTACTTGTTGCAAGCTACCTAAGAAACAGAGTCAAAAATTGGTTACTACTTTGTGTTGTTAATTACAGAATTTCGAGTATGCTTAATTGCTCTGGTGAATGCTAGAGGGTAACTTCAGTGTTTAAGGGTTAGGGCCAGCCTTATGATTTATACAGTGATGTGATTTCAGAAACCTTGTGTAGAATGCCTGTGTAGTCGAAAGATCTCACTTATTCTCTGGTAGGAAATGTTTgcttaaaaagcaaaatcaccAAATAGTGCATCACATTGACAACTAATTTTGGGGATGGGAAAGCctaaaaagagacagagaaagatgtaaaaatgggaagagagaaTCAGAGAGAACAGGTTTGCTTAGACCAGCTCTGGATAAATAACTTAAGCCCTTCAAAATTGTACTGACTATagagcacttctttttttttttttaatgattttatttctttatttatttatctgagagagagagagcaagagagcacaagcagggggagaggcaggggagagggagaagcagacttcccagtgagcagggagccccatatggggcttgatctcatgacctggggatcatgacctgagccaaaggcagatgctcagctgactgaaccacccaggtgcccctatagagCACTCCTTAATTATTCATATCTTTTAAATTATAGACCCCAAAATTCATAGTCATTAGTCTATCACAACAACTGCTGAATTACTTTctctaggattttattttatttatttattttttgaaactttctCTAGGATTTTAAATGATATCCTTAACTTGTTAAGCTAGGAGCATATTTCAGCCAAAGAGGTGATCCAAATAATAACATCCCCATATTGGTCCCTAATCAAATGCTCaacaaaattgcatttttttaaagattttatttatttatttgagaacgagtgagcacaagctggaggagtggcaggcagagggagaagcagactccccattgagcagggagcccgacttggggctcaatcccacgaccccagaatcataacctgagccgaaagcagatgcctaaccgactgagccacccaggtgcccctcaacataATTGCATTTTATCCATTTACTCGACACCTCTAGGTGAAGAGACCAGAATGGaagacaaaacagacaaaatccctgcTCACAAagacttgaaaattaaaaaaaaacacagaggacATGATGACGTAATTAGCTATAGAGGGTTCTGTAAGAATGGTTATTGAAGAGAGTTGCTGAAGAGGTCCTTACCCATAAATGAACCATTAGAATAAAAACTACCTCCTCCCAAGATGGAAATAAATTAGGTGTTTTTCGCTAATACTAAAAATATTACCGCTTACTGTTAATTCCATTATAcctatttatttctctaaatttgCGACTACAGGTGCTGACTGCCTAATGGGAATATATCTGTTTCTGATCGGAGCCTTTGACCTAAAGTTTCGTGGAGAGTACAACAAGCATGCACAGCTGTGGATGGAGAGTATTCACTGTCAGCTTGTGGGCTCCTTGGCCATTCTGTCCACTGAAGTATCAGTGTTACTTCTAACATTTCTGACACTGGAAAAATACATCTGCATTGTCTATCCTTTTAGGTGTTTAAGACCCAGAAAATGCAGAACAATTACAGTTCTGGTTCTCATTTGGATTACTGGGTTCATGGTAGCTTTCATTCCATTGACCAATAAGGAATTCTTCAGGAACTACTATGGCAACAATGGAGTGTGCTTCCCTCTTCATTCAGAAGATACTGGAAGTACTGGAGCCCAGATTTACTCAGTGACAATTTTTCTTGGTGAGAAACTCTGTATTATAAACTCTTTTATTCAATTACTAGAATAAATCAAAATGTCAGTCTCATTATTTCTTCtaatgtttataaatttttattccagttttttattccagtttttcTCATTGACATTGGGGATGGATTCTGTCAGAATACCCCTAAAGGgagtttttttcccctgaattacCACTTTATCATATAAATTCCAACATGCTccttaataaaagataaaacaataaatGCTTGTATTTCATGCATTCATCCTAATAATactaaagaaaacatgttttaacTCTTTGCACCTATAATAAGAACAAACTCAAAATAGCCACACAAGTCTTTGCCTTGAAGGTAGACAtacaaatgtttttctcttgtaaaaaatattctcaggggggaagttaaagaaaataatatatatttatttatatttatatatatttatagatttaatatataaatatatgatttatatttataaatacataatttataaatataattgtatataatatatatttatatattatatatttatatttatttgtatttatatatatattttataatatttatatgtattatatataaaaatatatatattctgaaagtATCATTTAAActaattgaattattttaaaaactataaagatTAATTCAAAAGACCCAGGATATTCACTGAATCACTATAATCTGATTTTAAtatgccatttttaaattaaaattccctGATTCCTCATTAGTTCAACAttacttcaaatttttttaaaaaatcaatgttttgtGTACCTTTTGTGTACCTTCGTAATTCTTATGAAGAACAAAAAACATGTTCATGTTCAAACAGctaagagtgtgtgtgtctttgttgaGAAAGAACGCTCATACACATTAATAATAATCTTTGTGTTCTAAATAGGTGTTAACTTGGCGGCATTTATCATCATAGTTTTTTCCTACGGAAGCATGTTTTACAGCGTTCATCAAAGTGCCATAACAGCAACTGAAATACGAAATCAAGTTAAAAAAGAGATGATCCTTGCCAAACggtttttctttattgtatttacCGATGCATTATGCTGGATACCCATTTTTGTACTGAAATTTCTTTCATTGCTTCAGGTAGAAATACCaggtacaactttttttttctttctgtaaaaaattAGCAAGTCTGTCTCTGCAGCGTTcctctaagaaagaaaattaagattctTAACACCAACTCATTTTAAGAATTATAAGTCAGAGTTATATGTACTTCAGGCTCTGTTCATCAATCAAAAGTTTACTGGGACGCAGCTGTTCAGTTATTTCCATAAATGCCTAATAACACAATTACTGTTGGAACAAAGTAAcgcctcaaataaataacactCTATATTTTGTAATTCCGATAATGCCATGCTTAAGATGACCAAACAGgtaaaaatgtttatcaaatatttacttcatgttttttctatttttttacttcttttttcttgagaaCATGAGACATTCTTCTTCCCAGAATACATAGCAATTTAGAGAACATTAACCTGGAGTGTGAGTAATGATTGAAGAATGCATTCttggtacttaaaaataaagtacatcaCACTCATTAGGATAGCTGCtgtcaaaaacacagaaaataatgcACACtggagaggatttggagaaattggAGCTCTGGGCATCActggtagaaatataaaatagcacAGCTGCTGTAGAAACAGCacggcggttcctcaaaaaatcaaacacagaaataccgtatgacccagcaattccagtttGGGGAATTAAAGGAATTAAAAGCAAGAACTCAAACAGACATTggtacccccatgttcatagcagcattattcccgATAGCCCAAAgctggaaataacccaagtgtccatcaatagatgcaTGGATAAAAAGGTGTGttgcacacacacaatggattattactcggCCTTATAAAGGGAGAAAATTCTGAAACATGGTACGACAAGAatggaccttgaagacatcatgctaagtgaaataagccagtcacaaaaggaaaatattgtatgattccactgtATGAGGTAACTAGAGTAGTtgaattcatagagacagaaagtttgCAAATGTGTTGTCGGGTTGGGAGGAGAAGGGGATGAAGAGTTATTGTTTAGTAGGTATGTAATTTCCATTGGGgaggatgaaaaagttctggagacagatggtggtgatggttgtgcaaCACTATGAATGTACTTATTgccacttaaaaatgattaaagtggtaaattttgtgttttgcatattttaccacaataaaaaaatgtgcaaaatgctGTTAATTATAAGCATACTGCAGTATATACTcgcaattttaaaagttataaacatacaattttaatgttgttttatcCCATCGTTGGTGGTAATAGTACCCTACATTTTATAAgcaacaaagaaggaaaatagcatcaattaaataataataacaaatctGAGTTTTTGGTAGTTACCTATGTACTACAGTGATTTTTAAGATAAGTTTCGCCTACCAtgtttttaccaaaataaatatcTAGTCAAAAGCCTAAAAATGCATAccttttttaaaaccaaagaaatagCAGTAAAGAAAACTATctatatattttgagaaatactaTATGTACTATCCAGCAATTAAACTATTGGAAAAGGTATGATTTGAATGCTAAACGATCCTGTTTTTCCTAAAATGGGATCATATCACAAAAACATGTAATCACTTGGTGGAAAATGTTTCTGCCTAATGGAATACTTTTATTGATGTATTCAAGAAAAGCTACTTAGCAAAGAACCCTGTTTTTTTGCAGCACCAGCACTCCCCTCAAACACTGGCACCCTGGAAAGACATCCTGGAAACACATTAGACTTGGTATTTAATTATGTGacatcaaagggaaaaaattaagactcaaaagggggctgggggagaaacaagaaaaaacgGTTTCTATACTTCGTAAACATCCACGAACACTAAAActgcatttttctcttctaggTACCATAACCTCTTGGGTGGTGATCTTTATTCTGCCTATCAACAGTGCTTTGAACCCAATTCTGTATACTCTGACCACAAGACCATTCAAAGAAATGATCCATCAGTTTTGGTATAACTACAGGCAAAGAAGATCTATTGACAGCAAAGGAAGTCAGAAAACATATGCTCCGTCATTCATCTGGGTAGAAATGTGGCCACTGCAGGAGATGCCACCTGAGTTAATAAAGCCAGCTCTTTTCACAGACCCCTGTGAATTGTCACTAATTTCTCAATCAACTAGACTCAATTCCTATTCATAACTGACTCTGAAACCCATTGCTACACAGAGAATATTGTGGGATGCTTCACAATGGATTGATTAGTATAAAATGAATGCcacaaaattaataatttataatggCTAAGATAAAGCCATTACAAGAACATGAGGttatttgagaaaaatcaaagtgaCTAAGGCCGGtataaagggaaataaattatATCGATAATGTGTATATATTAGTACATATTTTGCATAGGAAATTAAGAGAAATCTACTTCagaaagatttattcattcttttaccttgcatttattgagtacccattATGTACGTAGCACTGCAGTAAATGTCTGGAAGTGCATAGTATAGAACCTTTTCAATTTGCAATGTTAAATTATGTTTAGCTACAACAGAATATACAAAGGCCACCTGCAGTTCTTAGTTTAGGGTAGAGCTTTGTCTGCCATGCACATCTGCAAACACAATAATCGTGGACACTTGTAAATAAAGGTTTAAGGTTTTGGAATACTCAATGTaatgaaaaatgaggaatgaGAAAATGTCTGATTGTTTgcaaaatagatattttgtttaAGAATTCATCTGACCTCTCTTGAAGTCCCTGAATGCTTGAAAGGTAATACACAATATTACTCTGAAAAAAGATGTTCTGTTATAAACTCAAAATAGCACTTGCTATGCACCACatttatagtcaattgattttcaacaaagataccaagaaaatcaaatgaagaaaaaactgtcttttcaacaaatgatgctgggacaactggattaTTCACACGCAAAAGATTTGAAGTTGGAACCCTAccttacactatatacaaaaattacctcaaaattaaTCAACAACCTTAATATAAGAcataaaactttcagaagaaaacatttgggTAAATTTTCAAGACCTTGAATTTAGCAATGGATTCTTAGATGTGAAAACAAAAGCATAAGtaacaagaggggaaaaaattgataaattggacttcatctaaattaaaaactttgtgcACCAGAGAATGTTATCAAAAAAGTATAAGgatggggcacctgactggttcAGTAGGTGGGATgcgtgacttttgatcttggggttgtatgtccgagccccacgttgggtgtagagattacttaaaaataaaatatttttttaaagtaaaaagacagtctacagaatggaaggaaatatttgcaaatcatatatctgagaaggagttaatacccagaatatataaagaactcctccaACTCAACAAGATAAACAACCCCTATTTAAAAGTGGGAAAAGGACTTAAAAAGACATTTCTACAGAGAAGATACACCAATGGccaataagcacttgaaaagttgctcaacatcaggaatcattagaaaaatgaaaactaaaaccacGAGACAGATTATACTTTACACGTACTAGAAAGGCTgtaaataaaacagcaaaaggaaaaaaaaagtattgacaaggatgtggagattGAAGCCCTTCTGCGTTGCTCattggaatgtaaaatgatgcggCTCCTTAGAGAACaatttggtggttcctcaaaagcTTATCAttgaattaccatgtgatccagcaatttcacccCTGGGTTAaacccaaaagaatagaaaacagaacTCTAACAGGTACTTGTCTGCAAATGCTCATTCTGTTAGTTATTTAAGGTAGCCGAAAGATGGAAACAACACAAGTACCCATCGACTTAGAAGCAGATCAAtgaatgtggtatatacataaaatggaatattattcagccatgtataagaaagaatgaagttCTGACACATCATCTACAACATGATGAgtatgaaataagccagacacagaaggacaaataccataggattccACTTCCATGAACTACCTAGAaaaagcaaattcatagagacagaaagtacatgAGAGGTTCCTGGAGGTGACTGGGTTGGGAGGATGCTGCCTGAAAAGTACAGAGTATTTTCTTGGGCAAAAAAAAGGTTCtcaaattgattgtggtgatgggtACACAACTGTGTGAATTAGCGTATTCGcagccattgaattgtacacgTTAGATGGATGAATTTTATGATGTGTGAATTAGATCGCAAAAAGGCAggtaagagggaaaagaaggaaagaagagctaGAATGCACGATTCAGGAAGTTAAGGAAGGAAAGGTCTGCACGTACACGTTTTACTTCAAAGAGGAAGTTGTCATCAAGAGACGGATTTCCCTTCCTTTTGCATGGCTGGCCAATTCATAAGACATTAACTTTTTAGCTAGTTATTCTTCTGGTCTCTAACTGAGCTATTGgaactttttgttttcataatttgaaaTCTTCAAATAGGAATAAAATGCTTTCAGGTACTTTTAAACACaccaaaaatgtttgaaacatgAAAATACTGGAATCAAAAATATTGAATATATGATTGTATAGATTTCTTTTGAAAGTAAATTGCCTACAatttaattctattaaaaatatggATTACTCTGAGTCCTTTCTGTTCTTATTGGAATAATACCAATAAATTTTCTATATGAAGAATATGGTTATGCTTTCAACAAAAAGTCAGAGAATAATAGCAAGTTGTGGTTCTGCTTATAATATTCAATTCTcaaggcccctgggtggttcagtcagttgggcatctgactcttgatgtcagctcaggctgtgatctcagggttatgagatggagccccagctcaggctttgtgctcagctcggagtctgcttgggactttctctccctctcctcctcaccgccccccccccccatggtctctatctctctctcactaaaataaataaatcattaaaaaaatatattcaattctCTACTCAGACAATATAATTGTTTAAAgcctacagaaatgaaaatacatttaaattctaTTATAAGATTATTTTGggattatttattattcttaagaAGTCTTATTACTAGTaaataatagaatagaaaaatattcttctttttttgaaagattttatttatttgagagagagagtgtgtgtgaacaTGCATGCTTGCTTGCAAATGGGGTGGGGGACATGGCAtggcaggggggaagggagagggttagggacaagcagactccatgctgagtatggagccctacctggggctcgaccctgagatcacagcctaaacagaaatcaagagtcagacgctcaaccaactgagccacccaggcagcccgaaaaatatttttctaaaaaagaatttctgaaaaagaaaaaaacaggggcgcctgggtggttcagtcagttaagtggccaactcttgatttcagctcaggttgtgatctcagggtcataatctcagggttgtaagatccagccccaggtggagcccacatggggtgctctgctgggcatggagtcagcttagtattttctcttcctctgcccctctctctacccccacatgctctctttctcttaaaaaaaattttttttaaaaaagcaataatcaTGAAGACTAGACAAAAtgtaattttacaaaaattatgaTTGTAACCTATGTCTAAGGGTCTTGGAAATGCAGTGAATTTACAAAatatacatctgaaactactttttagcatttaaaatattttcaaataattttctgaacCAATTCGGTTTGTCTACTCAGTCTACTTGCTTATTCCATCTTTCCACCTCCCCAAATGCAATAACTTCCATTTCATTTGATAAGTAATTACTAGCATACTATGTAACTAGTTCCTACTAACTTCAATGTAAGGTGCAATAGAAGCACTAAATTGATGCAGGTACAAGTcatagttttctcttttacaaaaaaaaCTTTGGTCCAAAACTCATAGACCATGCTCTAGGTCAAATTCATTCTCTAAGTTAAACCAAAgtgttttaaattgaaaaataaatatcagaaagacctcgccttttctttctttctttcttttctttctccttccttccttccttccttccttccttccttccttccttccttcctttctttctttctttctttctttctttctttctttctttctttcttctctatttttagtTTAAGGGCTCCTAATACATCAGGCTAGTACATAACCTCTCACAAGGCAATTACTTATTTACTGCCTTTTAGCAATTTAGACACTGATAAAGttgaaggaaaacaacaaacGAGAAAGGGATATATGCAGCCAGAATGGTGAAGTCCATGCATTTCACTGCCTAATAAACTAAGTTATAAGTGAATTGATACTTCAATGTGATGGAGTGAAGCACTCTAGGTAAGAGACTTCAAAAATGTACTTAATTTTTACTAATGTACTcctcttttaaagagaaaatcttacaCTAGAAGCCTCATTTActctcttttaaatctttttcttatCTATAGACTGGCAGTCTTATCTACTATTGAAACCTGTGGTTTCAATTACTATGTATATACTGATGATTCCCACATTTTTGCCTTTAGCTTATTCTCTTTCCTAAATTAGTCACTTATGCATACAACCTCCCCTAGACATTAACACTTGGGTATCTCAGTGGCTTTTTAATGTCATTATTATGGACTCTGACTCTGACATCTAAGTTTCTTCAAGACCCTATCTGGGTGAATGGTACCAACAGCCCAACCTAGAAATCGTTGAGTCATCCTTtggctcttccttcttctttatcCACCATATCAAAATCACCTTCATTCTATCTAATAAACAGCTCTTAAATCTATCTACTTCTCTTTATCCCAATTCCCAATGCCTTAGTTTGGGCCAACATCATGTCTCATCACTATATTTGCAATAACTTTCTAACAAGTTTCTATAACTCCAGTTGTAATTTGCTCAAGTGATCTTTGTAGGTATTTAGAGCTCTCAAATTAATCTAAGGCAAAAAATTGAATACTATACAGTTATTAGCACAAGTATTCTATGATGGGTAACTGAATGGACAAACATGTaagttccatttttaaatggtgtgttagaattctccagagaaacagaatctatatatttataaagagatttattataagaaattgtcccacatgattatggaggctggcaagtccaaaatctgtagaGCTGATGTCCCAGTTCAAATCCAAAGGCCAGAAGCTACTGCAGAACTAAGAAAAGCCAATGTCGCAGTTCAAATGTCATCAGGCAAGCCCAGCCACTTTTCCAAGGCCATCAAGTAGAATGCTATTACTCAGGGCAGGAGcagccttttgttctattcaggccgtCAACTGATTGAATGAAGCTCACCCACATTACcaagggcaatctgctttactcaatctAC from Ursus arctos isolate Adak ecotype North America unplaced genomic scaffold, UrsArc2.0 scaffold_11, whole genome shotgun sequence carries:
- the RXFP1 gene encoding relaxin receptor 1 isoform X10; the protein is MTSAPVFFCILVLGKYLVPGSGQDVKCSLGYFPCGNTTKCLPQLLHCNGVDDCGNQADEDNCGDNNGWPLQFDKYIVGYHRMTSPYPFETQTSECLVGSVPMQCLCRGLEVDCDETNLRAVPSVSSNVTIMSLQWNLIRKLPPDGFKKYHNLQKLCLQNNRIRSIPIYAFRGLHSLTKLYLSHNRITFLKPGVFEDLHRLEWLALMNNVLTHLPDKPLCQHMPRLHWLDFEGNHIHNLRNFTFISCSNLTVLVMRKNKINHLNENTFAPLQKLDELDLGSNKIENLPPQVFKDLKELSQLNLSYNPIQKIQADQFDYLVKLRSLYFKKFQYCGYAPHVRSCKPNTDGISSLENLLANIIQRVFVWVVSAVTCFGNIFVICMRPYIRSENKLHAMSIISLCCADCLMGIYLFLIGAFDLKFRGEYNKHAQLWMESIHCQLVGSLAILSTEVSVLLLTFLTLEKYICIVYPFRCLRPRKCRTITVLVLIWITGFMVAFIPLTNKEFFRNYYGNNGVCFPLHSEDTGSTGAQIYSVTIFLGVNLAAFIIIVFSYGSMFYSVHQSAITATEIRNQVKKEMILAKRFFFIVFTDALCWIPIFVLKFLSLLQVEIPGTITSWVVIFILPINSALNPILYTLTTRPFKEMIHQFWYNYRQRRSIDSKGSQKTYAPSFIWVEMWPLQEMPPELIKPALFTDPCELSLISQSTRLNSYS